One Gossypium hirsutum isolate 1008001.06 chromosome A11, Gossypium_hirsutum_v2.1, whole genome shotgun sequence genomic window carries:
- the LOC107911311 gene encoding uncharacterized protein: MEFLQKSVPGTLKRYWRRRRYQRLHGGEVIKKKNVKVTRIGARSRRFWKIKAIPTLRWRPIKLLTKLKNGYMNMMIRLAGTVGHLTAENQFGGKRIPKARKVALGYSSYEFDQRLVYEIYKNLSATHELYG, encoded by the coding sequence ATGGAGTTTCTTCAGAAATCAGTTCCCGGTACCTTGAAGAGATACTGGAGAAGGCGGCGATACCAAAGACTCCACGGCGGCGAAGTGATCAAGAAAAAGAACGTAAAAGTCACGAGGATCGGAGCGAGGTCGCGAAGGTTTTGGAAGATCAAAGCGATACCGACGCTGCGATGGAGGCCGATAAAGCTTTTGACGAAGCTCAAAAACGGTTACATGAATATGATGATAAGATTAGCAGGGACTGTGGGGCATTTGACTGCTGAGAATCAATTCGGAGGGAAACGGATTCCCAAAGCACGAAAGGTTGCTTTGGGTTATTCGAGCTATGAATTTGATCAAAGGTTGGTTTATGAGATTTACAAGAATTTAAGTGCTACCCATGAGCTATATGGATAA
- the LOC107912762 gene encoding putative disease resistance protein RGA1 isoform X1, with protein MADVFVSSLVSTILGNLNSLALREFEIASNLETDLQDLESTLSTIQAVLQDAEQKQWRSEAVRNWLRKLKDIAYDADDLLDEFAAKAFLWKARENMSSKVSDFFSFKNSTVFTFKKAHELKQIRQRLDAVAEEKNKFHLTEKVGDLEIDDREWRLTSSLVNESEILGRNEDKENVINGLFGSSLDQNDLSIYAICGMGGLGKTTLAQLVFNDERVERGFGLRIWVCVSDAFEVRRLIKAVIESIDGSPCDIKELDPLQRYLQEKLRGKRFLLVLDDVWNENYEKWDGFRNSLKVGAKGSVVIVTTRIEKVALIMATLPIYHLDYLSDENSWLLFKQRSFLMESEEGYTRLERIGKQIVLKCGGVPLAVKALGSMLRLKRRESDWLSVKESEIWELPDDGSGILPALRLSYDNLPSYLRQCFAYCSIFPKDCEMDKSQLIELWMANGFVPSRGRRELREIGDEIFLELTWRSFFQDVTEYHDGTVTCKMHDLVHDLAISIMRFECYMYDNNQSFGSPKQIRHLHIPIQPMPPSSYERIHSDKQYNLLKSCSSVRSLILDGIRLTEANCPPLKHVRALDCDMYQIPKSLGKMVHLRYLNLRDHGSICIRRIPNSFCNLVHLTYLNLSYSRIKRLPQSANCLLNLQIMKLSSCRYLCELPQGMQHMRSLKCVDISRCDSLEQTPPGIGHLTQLVELSIFIVRKDHGCGIGELKELDLGKELSLKELDNVTGSTEAKSANLIRKQNLRSLSLIWGKQAGEFPDNEEEVLSSLQPHYNLEYIRISCYQGLRLPSWLIDLPNLVLVELDQCKRCSHLPPLGELPLLMVLKIKGMDAVKCISSEFYGNGINPFSSLEELFFDSMPVLETWKTVEGRGNFPRLQILVFRKCPELIELPKFPTLKKLRIYERESVLFHSDLGSLKIHDLSGLTNFPSGLLQNQTHLEELNMGPLPDLRSLSNHLDNLSVLKHLEIFSCHKLKDIPEALQNLNALESLVLSGCDTLVSFPGNVNGLTSLRVLKIVQCDRFTSLSDRVMHLTHLEELCIWDCPMLNSLPTEIQHLNGLQKLTISRCDGFTSVPNQIEHLTSLCELNFEYCIHLMSLPQGLKSLTTLKNLVIWGCPHLEKWCKEGEGEGWPYIAHVPCIKITAYDKAWYSKLRRSHGSLFTRFGDWAFGLASKLLKCKPES; from the exons ATGGCAgatgtttttgtttcttcccttGTGAGTACCATCTTAGGGAACCTCAATTCTCTAGCTCTTCGTGAATTTGAAATCGCAAGTAATTTGGAAACCGACCTTCAAGATCTCGAGAGCACTTTAAGTACGATTCAAGCCGTGCTTCAAGACGCAGAGCAGAAACAATGGAGGAGTGAGGCCGTCAGGAATTGGCTCAGAAAACTCAAGGATATCGCTTATGATGCTGATGATTTACTCGACGAGTTTGCTGCAAAAGCTTTCCTATGGAAAGCTCGAGAAAACATGAGCAGCAAAGTAAGTGATTTCTTTTCCTTTAAAAATTCCACTGTGTTTACTTTCAAGAAGGCTCATGAACTTAAGCAAATTAGGCAGCGGTTAGATGCTGTAGCAGAGGAGAAAAACAAATTCCATTTGACTGAAAAAGTTGGGGATTTAGAAATTGATGATAGGGAATGGCGATTAACTAGCTCGCTGGTCAATGAATCTGAAATATTGGGAAGAAATGAGGATAAAGAGAACGTAATCAACGGGTTGTTCGGTAGTTCGTTGGATCAAAATGATTTGTCCATTTATGCCATTTGTGGTATGGGTGGACTTGGAAAGACTACTCTTGCTCAACTGGTGTTCAATGATGAAAGGGTTGAAAGGGGTTTTGGTTTGAGGATTTGGGTATGTGTATCCGATGCTTTCGAAGTCAGAAGGTTGATAAAAGCAGTTATTGAGTCCATTGATGGTAGTCCTTGTGATATCAAGGAGCTCGACCCTCTGCAACGATACTTGCAAGAAAAGCTGAGGGGGAAGCGATTTCTTCTCGTATTAGATGATGTTTGGAATGAAAACTATGAAAAGTGGGATGGTTTTAGGAATTCATTGAAGGTTGGAGCAAAAGGCAGCGTGGTCATAGTTACAACCCGGATCGAGAAAGTTGCTCTCATCATGGCTACTCTTCCCATATACCATTTGGACTATTTATCGGATGAGAATTCTTGGTTACTATTCAAGCAGCGTTCTTTTCTGATGGAAAGCGAGGAGGGATACACGAGATTGGAAAGAATTGGAAAGCAAATTGTTCTGAAGTGTGGAGGGGTTCCTTTGGCTGTAAAAGCTCTTGGAAGCATGTTGCGGTTAAAGCGTAGAGAAAGTGACTGGCTATCTGTTAAAGAAAGTGAGATCTGGGAGTTACCGGATGACGGGAGCGGCATTTTACCTGCCTTGAGATTAAGTTATGACAATCTACCATCATATTTAAGGCAGTGCTTTGCGTATTGTTCGATATTCCCGAAAGATTGTGAAATGGATAAATCTCAGTTGATAGAGTTATGGATGGCAAATGGATTTGTTCCTTCTAGAGGACGTAGGGAGTTGCGTGAAATTGGAGATGAGATATTCCTCGAGTTAACTTGGAGGTCCTTCTTTCAAGATGTTACTGAATATCATGATGGCACTGTGACCTGTAAAATGCATGATCTCGTTCATGACCTTGCAATTTCGATAATGAGGTTCGAATGTTATATGTATGACAACAACCAGTCGTTTGGGTCTCCAAAACAGATTAGGCACTTACATATTCCCATCCAACCAATGCCTCCTTCCAGTTACGAAAGGATTCATTCGGACAAACAATATAATCTCCTCAAAAGCTGTTCGTCAGTGCGGTCCCTCATTCTTGATGGCATTCGTCTGACTGAAGCCAATTGTCCTCCTTTGAAACATGTGAGAGCACTGGACTGCGATATGTATCAAATACCGAAGTCGCTAGGAAAGATGGTACACCTTAGATATTTAAATTTACGTGATCACGGGAGTATATGCATCCGGAGAATTCCGAATTCTTTTTGTAACTTGGTGCACTTGACGTATCTAAACTTGTCTTACTCTCGCATCAAAAGATTGCCCCAGTCTGCCAATTGCCTCCTAAACTTGCAGATTATGAAACTGTCCAGCTGTCGCTATCTTTGTGAGCTACCCCAAGGAATGCAACATATGAGAAGCCTAAAGTGTGTTGATATCTCACGTTGTGATTCTCTTGAGCAAACTCCACCTGGAATTGGGCACCTAACTCAATTGGTAGAACTGAGTATATTTATAGTAAGGAAGGACCATGGTTGTGGAATTGGCGAACTTAAAGAGTTAGACCTTGGGAAGGAGTTGTCTCTAAAGGAACTCGATAATGTGACAGGTTCAACTGAAGCCAAGAGTGCCAACTTGATAAGGAAGCAAAATCTCCGATCATTGAGTTTAATCTGGGGAAAACAAGCAGGGGAATTTCCAGATAATGAAGAAGAGGTTCTTAGCAGTCTCCAACCTCATTATAATCTGGAGTATATTCGGATAAGCTGTTATCAAGGTTTAAGGCTTCCCAGTTGGTTGATTGATTTACCGAATCTGGTGTTAGTTGAGCTTGACCAGTGTAAAAGATGTTCACACCTTCCACCTCTAGGGGAACTGCCGTTGCTCATGGTTCTTAAAATAAAGGGAATGGATGCTGTGAAATGCATTAGCAGTGAATTCTATGGAAATGGGATCAATCCGTTCTCATCATTGGAGGAACTCTTTTTTGACTCGATGCCTGTTTTGGAGACGTGGAAAACAGTTGAGGGAAGGGGGAATTTTCCTCGTCTGCAAATCTTGGTTTTCAGGAAATGCCCTGAGTTGATTGAATTGCCAAAGTTTCCAACCCTCAAAAAGCTTCGAATTTATGAAAGGGAGAGCGTCTTATTTCATTCTGATCTTGGTTCACTTAAGATCCATGACCTTTCTGGCTTGACAAATTTTCCCAGTGGTTTGTTGCAAAATCAAACACACCTTGAGGAGTTGAATATGGGGCCGTTACCTGACCTCAGGTCTCTGTCGAATCATCTTGATAATCTATCTGTGCTTAAACACTTGGAAATCTTCAGCTGCCACAAGCTTAAAGACATTCCTGAAGCACTTCAAAACCTCAATGCTTTAGAGAGTCTGGTTTTGAGTGGGTGTGACACTCTTGTTTCGTTTCCTGGTAATGTAAATGGCTTAACTTCACTTCGTGTCCTGAAGATTGTTCAGTGCGATAGATTTACCTCTTTATCTGATAGGGTCATGCATTTGACACATCTTGAGGAATTGTGCATTTGGGATTGTCCGATGTTGAATTCCTTACCGACAGAAATCCAGCATCTTAATGGTCTTCAAAAATTGACAATTAGTCGGTGTGACGGATTTACTTCTGTTCCAAACCAGATAGAACATCTCACCTCCCTTTGTGAGTTGAATTTCGAATATTGTATTCATTTGATGTCATTGCCTCAGGGACTAAAGAGTCTCACAACACTCAAGAACCTAGTCATTTGGGGATGCCCACATTTGGAAAAGTGGTGCAAGGAAGGGGAAGGAGAGGGTTGGCCTTACATAGCACATGTTCCCTGTATTAAAATCACGGCTTATGATAAAGCATGGTACTCTAAGCTACGAAGATCCCATGGCAGTCTCTTTACAAG GTTTGGTGATTGGGCATTTGGCTTAGCAAGTAAGTTATTGAAATGTAAGCCGGAGTCATGA
- the LOC107912762 gene encoding putative disease resistance protein RGA1 isoform X2 — translation MADVFVSSLVSTILGNLNSLALREFEIASNLETDLQDLESTLSTIQAVLQDAEQKQWRSEAVRNWLRKLKDIAYDADDLLDEFAAKAFLWKARENMSSKVSDFFSFKNSTVFTFKKAHELKQIRQRLDAVAEEKNKFHLTEKVGDLEIDDREWRLTSSLVNESEILGRNEDKENVINGLFGSSLDQNDLSIYAICGMGGLGKTTLAQLVFNDERVERGFGLRIWVCVSDAFEVRRLIKAVIESIDGSPCDIKELDPLQRYLQEKLRGKRFLLVLDDVWNENYEKWDGFRNSLKVGAKGSVVIVTTRIEKVALIMATLPIYHLDYLSDENSWLLFKQRSFLMESEEGYTRLERIGKQIVLKCGGVPLAVKALGSMLRLKRRESDWLSVKESEIWELPDDGSGILPALRLSYDNLPSYLRQCFAYCSIFPKDCEMDKSQLIELWMANGFVPSRGRRELREIGDEIFLELTWRSFFQDVTEYHDGTVTCKMHDLVHDLAISIMRFECYMYDNNQSFGSPKQIRHLHIPIQPMPPSSYERIHSDKQYNLLKSCSSVRSLILDGIRLTEANCPPLKHVRALDCDMYQIPKSLGKMVHLRYLNLRDHGSICIRRIPNSFCNLVHLTYLNLSYSRIKRLPQSANCLLNLQIMKLSSCRYLCELPQGMQHMRSLKCVDISRCDSLEQTPPGIGHLTQLVELSIFIVRKDHGCGIGELKELDLGKELSLKELDNVTGSTEAKSANLIRKQNLRSLSLIWGKQAGEFPDNEEEVLSSLQPHYNLEYIRISCYQGLRLPSWLIDLPNLVLVELDQCKRCSHLPPLGELPLLMVLKIKGMDAVKCISSEFYGNGINPFSSLEELFFDSMPVLETWKTVEGRGNFPRLQILVFRKCPELIELPKFPTLKKLRIYERESVLFHSDLGSLKIHDLSGLTNFPSGLLQNQTHLEELNMGPLPDLRSLSNHLDNLSVLKHLEIFSCHKLKDIPEALQNLNALESLVLSGCDTLVSFPGTKESHNTQEPSHLGMPTFGKVVQGRGRRGLALHSTCSLY, via the exons ATGGCAgatgtttttgtttcttcccttGTGAGTACCATCTTAGGGAACCTCAATTCTCTAGCTCTTCGTGAATTTGAAATCGCAAGTAATTTGGAAACCGACCTTCAAGATCTCGAGAGCACTTTAAGTACGATTCAAGCCGTGCTTCAAGACGCAGAGCAGAAACAATGGAGGAGTGAGGCCGTCAGGAATTGGCTCAGAAAACTCAAGGATATCGCTTATGATGCTGATGATTTACTCGACGAGTTTGCTGCAAAAGCTTTCCTATGGAAAGCTCGAGAAAACATGAGCAGCAAAGTAAGTGATTTCTTTTCCTTTAAAAATTCCACTGTGTTTACTTTCAAGAAGGCTCATGAACTTAAGCAAATTAGGCAGCGGTTAGATGCTGTAGCAGAGGAGAAAAACAAATTCCATTTGACTGAAAAAGTTGGGGATTTAGAAATTGATGATAGGGAATGGCGATTAACTAGCTCGCTGGTCAATGAATCTGAAATATTGGGAAGAAATGAGGATAAAGAGAACGTAATCAACGGGTTGTTCGGTAGTTCGTTGGATCAAAATGATTTGTCCATTTATGCCATTTGTGGTATGGGTGGACTTGGAAAGACTACTCTTGCTCAACTGGTGTTCAATGATGAAAGGGTTGAAAGGGGTTTTGGTTTGAGGATTTGGGTATGTGTATCCGATGCTTTCGAAGTCAGAAGGTTGATAAAAGCAGTTATTGAGTCCATTGATGGTAGTCCTTGTGATATCAAGGAGCTCGACCCTCTGCAACGATACTTGCAAGAAAAGCTGAGGGGGAAGCGATTTCTTCTCGTATTAGATGATGTTTGGAATGAAAACTATGAAAAGTGGGATGGTTTTAGGAATTCATTGAAGGTTGGAGCAAAAGGCAGCGTGGTCATAGTTACAACCCGGATCGAGAAAGTTGCTCTCATCATGGCTACTCTTCCCATATACCATTTGGACTATTTATCGGATGAGAATTCTTGGTTACTATTCAAGCAGCGTTCTTTTCTGATGGAAAGCGAGGAGGGATACACGAGATTGGAAAGAATTGGAAAGCAAATTGTTCTGAAGTGTGGAGGGGTTCCTTTGGCTGTAAAAGCTCTTGGAAGCATGTTGCGGTTAAAGCGTAGAGAAAGTGACTGGCTATCTGTTAAAGAAAGTGAGATCTGGGAGTTACCGGATGACGGGAGCGGCATTTTACCTGCCTTGAGATTAAGTTATGACAATCTACCATCATATTTAAGGCAGTGCTTTGCGTATTGTTCGATATTCCCGAAAGATTGTGAAATGGATAAATCTCAGTTGATAGAGTTATGGATGGCAAATGGATTTGTTCCTTCTAGAGGACGTAGGGAGTTGCGTGAAATTGGAGATGAGATATTCCTCGAGTTAACTTGGAGGTCCTTCTTTCAAGATGTTACTGAATATCATGATGGCACTGTGACCTGTAAAATGCATGATCTCGTTCATGACCTTGCAATTTCGATAATGAGGTTCGAATGTTATATGTATGACAACAACCAGTCGTTTGGGTCTCCAAAACAGATTAGGCACTTACATATTCCCATCCAACCAATGCCTCCTTCCAGTTACGAAAGGATTCATTCGGACAAACAATATAATCTCCTCAAAAGCTGTTCGTCAGTGCGGTCCCTCATTCTTGATGGCATTCGTCTGACTGAAGCCAATTGTCCTCCTTTGAAACATGTGAGAGCACTGGACTGCGATATGTATCAAATACCGAAGTCGCTAGGAAAGATGGTACACCTTAGATATTTAAATTTACGTGATCACGGGAGTATATGCATCCGGAGAATTCCGAATTCTTTTTGTAACTTGGTGCACTTGACGTATCTAAACTTGTCTTACTCTCGCATCAAAAGATTGCCCCAGTCTGCCAATTGCCTCCTAAACTTGCAGATTATGAAACTGTCCAGCTGTCGCTATCTTTGTGAGCTACCCCAAGGAATGCAACATATGAGAAGCCTAAAGTGTGTTGATATCTCACGTTGTGATTCTCTTGAGCAAACTCCACCTGGAATTGGGCACCTAACTCAATTGGTAGAACTGAGTATATTTATAGTAAGGAAGGACCATGGTTGTGGAATTGGCGAACTTAAAGAGTTAGACCTTGGGAAGGAGTTGTCTCTAAAGGAACTCGATAATGTGACAGGTTCAACTGAAGCCAAGAGTGCCAACTTGATAAGGAAGCAAAATCTCCGATCATTGAGTTTAATCTGGGGAAAACAAGCAGGGGAATTTCCAGATAATGAAGAAGAGGTTCTTAGCAGTCTCCAACCTCATTATAATCTGGAGTATATTCGGATAAGCTGTTATCAAGGTTTAAGGCTTCCCAGTTGGTTGATTGATTTACCGAATCTGGTGTTAGTTGAGCTTGACCAGTGTAAAAGATGTTCACACCTTCCACCTCTAGGGGAACTGCCGTTGCTCATGGTTCTTAAAATAAAGGGAATGGATGCTGTGAAATGCATTAGCAGTGAATTCTATGGAAATGGGATCAATCCGTTCTCATCATTGGAGGAACTCTTTTTTGACTCGATGCCTGTTTTGGAGACGTGGAAAACAGTTGAGGGAAGGGGGAATTTTCCTCGTCTGCAAATCTTGGTTTTCAGGAAATGCCCTGAGTTGATTGAATTGCCAAAGTTTCCAACCCTCAAAAAGCTTCGAATTTATGAAAGGGAGAGCGTCTTATTTCATTCTGATCTTGGTTCACTTAAGATCCATGACCTTTCTGGCTTGACAAATTTTCCCAGTGGTTTGTTGCAAAATCAAACACACCTTGAGGAGTTGAATATGGGGCCGTTACCTGACCTCAGGTCTCTGTCGAATCATCTTGATAATCTATCTGTGCTTAAACACTTGGAAATCTTCAGCTGCCACAAGCTTAAAGACATTCCTGAAGCACTTCAAAACCTCAATGCTTTAGAGAGTCTGGTTTTGAGTGGGTGTGACACTCTTGTTTCGTTTCCTG GGACTAAAGAGTCTCACAACACTCAAGAACCTAGTCATTTGGGGATGCCCACATTTGGAAAAGTGGTGCAAGGAAGGGGAAGGAGAGGGTTGGCCTTACATAGCACATGTTCCCTGTATTAA